A genomic segment from Dietzia psychralcaliphila encodes:
- a CDS encoding ABC transporter ATP-binding protein, producing the protein MTARRRPGGELELCGVTGGYGGTTVVRDLDLRVGSGESLAVLGASGSGKTTVLRMIAGLHPVSAGRILVDGRRVDPLPAQHRGIGLVPQQGALFPHLTVARNVGFGLVPVDPVARWRSRAERAARVREVLELVGLEDRADDRPSRLSGGQQQRVALARALAPGSGLILLDEPFSALDAALRGRVRAEVSALLAESGATSVLVTHDRAEALATADRVAVLIDGRLAQVDTPERLYNHPVSREVAQLAGEVVLLPATADGEVAHTIIGTVPLDTPAHGVGTVLWRPESLSVRRVGPEGHGVCTGVEFVGASTLIRMWFDGTDQSFAVPVSGGEVFEVGARVEVTPLRPAVFHPGASAPG; encoded by the coding sequence ATGACGGCGAGAAGACGCCCCGGCGGCGAGCTAGAGCTCTGCGGGGTGACCGGCGGGTACGGCGGGACCACGGTCGTCCGGGACCTCGATCTGAGAGTGGGCTCCGGTGAATCGCTGGCCGTTCTCGGGGCTTCCGGATCGGGCAAGACCACCGTGCTCCGCATGATCGCCGGCCTCCACCCGGTCTCGGCGGGCCGCATCCTCGTCGACGGCCGGCGCGTGGACCCCCTGCCCGCCCAACACCGCGGTATCGGTCTCGTCCCCCAGCAGGGCGCGCTCTTCCCCCACCTGACCGTCGCCCGGAACGTCGGATTCGGTCTCGTCCCCGTCGATCCGGTGGCCCGGTGGCGCAGTCGCGCCGAGAGGGCGGCCCGTGTCCGCGAGGTCCTCGAGTTGGTCGGGTTGGAGGATCGCGCGGACGACCGTCCTTCGCGACTCTCCGGCGGCCAGCAACAGAGAGTCGCGCTCGCACGTGCGCTCGCCCCGGGCTCGGGGCTCATCCTGCTCGACGAACCGTTCAGCGCGCTCGACGCGGCACTCCGGGGACGGGTCCGCGCCGAGGTCTCCGCGCTGCTCGCGGAGTCCGGTGCCACGTCCGTGCTCGTCACCCACGATCGCGCGGAGGCGCTGGCCACCGCGGATCGCGTCGCCGTGCTCATCGACGGCCGCCTCGCCCAGGTCGACACCCCGGAACGGCTCTACAACCATCCCGTGAGCCGTGAGGTCGCCCAGCTGGCAGGCGAGGTGGTGCTGCTCCCGGCCACGGCGGACGGCGAGGTCGCCCACACCATCATCGGTACGGTCCCGCTGGACACGCCCGCGCACGGGGTCGGCACGGTCCTGTGGCGCCCCGAGAGCCTGTCGGTCCGTCGGGTCGGGCCGGAAGGGCACGGCGTGTGCACCGGCGTGGAGTTCGTCGGTGCATCGACGCTCATCCGGATGTGGTTCGACGGTACCGATCAGAGCTTCGCGGTCCCGGTCTCAGGTGGCGAGGT